Proteins encoded by one window of Methyloterricola oryzae:
- a CDS encoding TonB-dependent receptor plug domain-containing protein, with the protein MTLWASLLFVGCLPLYAAAHQPAQEQELTDLPLDKLLEVKVTSVAKRPARLSDSPAAIFVISQDDIRRSGAATIPEALRMVPGLQVARVDRNKWAISARGFNDTLANKLLVLMDGRSVYTPVFSGVWWDTVDTLMEDIERIEVIRGPGASLWGANAVNGVINIITKSAKNTAGGLLSASAGTLENGAVGLRYGGRLGESSDYRVYGKYFDRDAYKDANGKDAGDDWRSGRGGFRIDSRLSADDSLTVQGDVFHNSDGGAPINDYYPAPPYVRQQSGDIHSDGFNLLSRWNRRLAEDSGLALQFYYDQNNRHNPVQGSRFLIDIVDVDLQHDFSVGDWNHITWGGGYRYMHGDSAPSSTTAMVPDERNDHLFSLFLQDEIKLIPEQLRLTLGSKLEHRNLVGYQIQPTGRLLWTPDNKNSAWLAVSRAVRMPSWVEQDLRYNALTLPPSPPDAPLPTLLRLTGNRQFHSESVIAYELGYRAQWRRDLATDLAIYYNDYKSLESIEPLPCSALPAAGYVNCPLTFGNLLYGHTYGAELSVSWSPMDTWRLQGGYTYQYMSLKVKPGSGYTEAAADEGNNPNNQFFLSSSLSLPGNTRFDMALRYVGETPTQNLGAYFTLDAQLTWKPLSQLELSLMGRNLSSEYHREWTRSFAVTPTYLERDFLATVRWSF; encoded by the coding sequence ATGACGCTCTGGGCATCGCTCCTGTTTGTGGGTTGCCTGCCGCTCTACGCCGCCGCCCATCAGCCTGCTCAAGAACAGGAACTGACCGACCTGCCCCTGGACAAATTGCTCGAAGTGAAGGTCACTTCCGTAGCCAAACGCCCTGCACGCCTCTCCGACTCGCCCGCCGCCATTTTCGTGATCAGCCAGGACGATATCCGCCGCTCGGGAGCGGCAACCATCCCCGAAGCCCTGCGCATGGTCCCAGGCCTTCAAGTCGCCCGCGTGGACCGCAACAAGTGGGCGATCAGCGCGCGCGGTTTCAACGATACCCTGGCGAACAAACTGCTGGTGCTCATGGACGGGCGCAGTGTCTACACCCCGGTGTTCTCCGGCGTCTGGTGGGATACGGTGGACACCCTGATGGAGGATATCGAGCGGATCGAGGTGATCCGCGGCCCCGGCGCGTCCTTGTGGGGCGCCAACGCGGTGAACGGTGTCATCAACATCATCACCAAGTCGGCCAAGAATACCGCCGGAGGCCTACTATCCGCCTCCGCGGGTACGCTGGAGAACGGAGCGGTGGGACTGCGCTACGGCGGGCGCCTGGGCGAGAGCAGCGACTATCGCGTGTACGGCAAATATTTCGACCGGGACGCCTATAAGGATGCCAATGGCAAGGACGCGGGCGACGACTGGCGTTCCGGACGCGGCGGCTTCCGCATCGACAGCCGCTTGTCGGCGGATGACAGCTTGACGGTCCAGGGTGATGTGTTCCACAACAGTGACGGCGGCGCTCCGATCAATGACTACTACCCGGCACCGCCTTATGTCCGCCAGCAATCCGGCGACATTCACAGCGACGGCTTCAATCTCCTGTCGCGCTGGAACCGCCGCCTCGCCGAGGACTCCGGCCTCGCCTTGCAGTTCTATTACGACCAGAACAACCGGCACAATCCGGTTCAAGGCTCACGATTCCTGATTGATATCGTGGACGTGGATCTGCAACACGATTTCTCTGTGGGTGACTGGAACCACATCACCTGGGGCGGAGGCTACCGCTACATGCACGGGGACAGCGCCCCGAGCAGTACCACGGCGATGGTGCCCGATGAGCGCAACGATCATCTCTTCAGCCTATTTCTTCAGGATGAGATCAAGCTTATTCCCGAACAGCTGAGGCTCACCCTCGGAAGCAAGTTAGAGCACCGGAACCTGGTGGGCTACCAAATCCAGCCCACCGGCCGCCTGTTATGGACACCCGACAACAAAAACAGCGCCTGGCTAGCCGTTTCTCGGGCGGTGCGCATGCCTTCCTGGGTCGAGCAGGATCTTCGATATAACGCCCTGACACTGCCCCCGAGCCCGCCCGACGCGCCCCTGCCGACCCTGCTGAGACTGACGGGCAACCGCCAGTTCCATTCCGAATCAGTGATCGCCTACGAACTGGGCTACCGCGCCCAATGGCGGCGCGACCTGGCAACCGATTTGGCAATCTACTACAACGACTACAAGAGCCTGGAGTCCATAGAGCCCCTGCCCTGCTCCGCCCTTCCGGCTGCCGGCTACGTGAACTGCCCCCTGACCTTCGGCAACCTCCTGTACGGCCACACCTATGGCGCCGAACTCAGCGTGAGCTGGAGCCCCATGGATACATGGCGTCTGCAGGGCGGATACACCTATCAATACATGTCCCTCAAGGTCAAGCCGGGCAGCGGCTATACCGAGGCCGCCGCCGACGAAGGCAACAATCCAAATAACCAGTTCTTCCTGAGCTCGTCCCTGTCTCTGCCGGGCAATACCCGCTTCGATATGGCCCTGCGCTACGTGGGGGAAACGCCGACCCAGAACCTGGGGGCTTACTTCACGCTGGATGCGCAACTCACCTGGAAGCCATTGAGCCAGCTCGAACTGTCCCTGATGGGGCGCAACCTCAGCAGCGAATACCATCGCGAATGGACACGTTCGTTCGCGGTCACGCCCACCTACCTGGAACGGGACTTCCTTGCCACGGTCCGGTGGTCATTTTGA
- a CDS encoding YfiR family protein, which yields MTWAAGPTPLKLARAIRLCGFMGMLLAGAAQAQTDVSEYALKAAFIYNFAKFIDWPKPSDGLLHLCVAAEETFEGEFDKLSQKVTGGLRLQVDHPKAPEMGAQCQIVFIADSEADSLPRWVQLSREKGALTVSDAPGFLDRGVMIEMQMEDERVSFDVNMTAARAARLDISSRLLRLAKRVY from the coding sequence TTGACTTGGGCGGCAGGCCCCACCCCGCTGAAACTGGCGCGAGCCATACGCCTGTGCGGCTTCATGGGCATGCTGCTGGCAGGGGCGGCGCAGGCTCAAACTGACGTGTCGGAATACGCCTTGAAGGCCGCGTTCATCTATAACTTCGCCAAATTCATCGACTGGCCAAAGCCCTCAGATGGGTTGCTGCACCTGTGCGTAGCCGCCGAGGAGACCTTCGAAGGCGAATTCGATAAGCTGAGTCAGAAAGTCACGGGGGGGCTACGCTTGCAGGTGGATCATCCGAAAGCTCCTGAAATGGGCGCGCAGTGCCAGATCGTTTTCATCGCGGATTCGGAGGCCGATAGCCTTCCGCGCTGGGTCCAACTCTCCCGCGAAAAGGGGGCGCTTACTGTCAGCGACGCCCCGGGCTTCCTGGACCGTGGCGTCATGATCGAGATGCAAATGGAGGATGAACGGGTTTCCTTTGACGTCAACATGACGGCAGCCCGCGCCGCCCGGCTCGACATCAGCTCCAGGCTCTTGCGTCTGGCCAAGCGCGTCTACTAG
- the trxA gene encoding thioredoxin TrxA: MSEKILHLNDDDFEDKVLKADGPVLVDYWAEWCGPCKMIAPVLEEIANDYDGKLTIAKINIDDNPSTPQRYGVRGIPTLMLFKNGEVEATKVGALSKSQLAAFLDSNLA, encoded by the coding sequence GTGAGCGAGAAGATTCTGCATCTGAATGATGACGACTTTGAAGATAAGGTACTCAAAGCCGATGGTCCCGTATTGGTGGATTACTGGGCAGAGTGGTGCGGTCCCTGCAAGATGATTGCTCCGGTGCTGGAGGAGATTGCCAACGACTATGACGGCAAACTGACCATCGCCAAGATCAATATCGATGACAACCCGTCTACGCCGCAGCGTTATGGGGTGCGGGGCATACCGACGCTGATGCTGTTCAAGAATGGCGAAGTGGAGGCCACCAAGGTGGGCGCACTCTCCAAATCGCAGCTGGCGGCTTTCCTCGACAGCAATCTCGCTTGA
- the cysQ gene encoding 3'(2'),5'-bisphosphate nucleotidase CysQ — translation MPIMKEPSRFLEPVIALSLEAGRRILEIYNSDFRVGFKQDDSPLTAADLASHHCLSEGLQKLSTVYPVLSEESADLPFAARSAWETYWLIDPLDGTKEFVKRNGEFTVNVALIHQHLPVLGVVYAPAMDVCYFASEGCGAFKRVGGGDPQQIYVRDRAPARLAVVGSRSHQTEGLATLLGRLGEYDLKSIGSSLKLCWVAEGEADLYPRIGLTSEWDTAAAQCVVEAAGGAVTDLAGRRLQYNTKESILNPFFLVYGDKSRTWHTYATGLQE, via the coding sequence ATGCCCATTATGAAGGAGCCTTCCCGTTTTTTGGAGCCAGTCATCGCCCTCTCGTTGGAAGCCGGGCGTCGCATTCTCGAAATCTATAATTCCGATTTCCGTGTTGGCTTCAAGCAGGACGATTCGCCGCTGACCGCCGCGGACCTGGCGTCGCACCACTGCCTGAGCGAGGGTTTACAGAAACTGAGCACGGTGTATCCGGTGCTCTCCGAAGAATCCGCCGACCTACCCTTCGCGGCCCGCAGCGCCTGGGAAACCTATTGGCTGATCGACCCCTTGGACGGCACCAAAGAATTCGTCAAACGTAACGGGGAATTCACGGTCAACGTGGCGCTGATCCATCAGCACCTACCGGTTTTGGGCGTGGTCTATGCGCCGGCCATGGACGTGTGCTATTTCGCTTCCGAGGGGTGTGGCGCCTTCAAGCGGGTCGGCGGCGGCGATCCGCAGCAAATCTATGTGCGCGACCGGGCCCCCGCCCGCCTGGCGGTAGTGGGCAGCCGCTCACACCAGACCGAGGGCCTCGCCACGCTGCTCGGCCGCCTCGGCGAGTACGACCTGAAATCCATCGGCAGTTCGCTCAAACTGTGCTGGGTGGCCGAAGGGGAAGCCGACCTGTATCCCCGCATCGGCCTGACCTCCGAATGGGATACCGCTGCCGCACAGTGCGTCGTTGAAGCCGCTGGCGGGGCCGTGACCGACCTGGCGGGCCGGCGCCTCCAGTACAACACCAAAGAATCGATTCTGAACCCCTTTTTCCTGGTCTATGGCGATAAGTCCAGAACCTGGCACACCTATGCCACAGGCCTCCAAGAATAA
- the rho gene encoding transcription termination factor Rho, with the protein MNLTDLKRKPVSELIEIAESLDIEGVARTRKQDLIFSILKKQSKGGEDIYGDGVLEILQDGFGFLRSTDSSYLAGPDDIYVSPSQIRRFSLRTGDTISGKIRPPKESERYFAMLKVEQINYEPPENAKHKVLFSNLTPLFPKSRFVLELGNGTTEDLTARVIDLIAPIGKGQRGLIVSPPKAGKTMILQNLAHSIAEQNPECYLIVLLIDERPEEVTEMQRSVKGEVVSSTFDEPPARHVQVAEMVIEKAKRLVEHKRDVVILLDSITRLARAYNTVVPSSGKVLTGGVDANALERPKRFFGAARNIEEGGSLTIIATSLIDTGSRMDEVIYEEFKGTGNMELHLERKIAEKRIYPAININRSGTRREEYLVPQEELQKCWILRKILQPMDEMAASEFLLGKLKDTKTNGEFFDSMKR; encoded by the coding sequence ATGAACCTTACCGACCTGAAGCGCAAGCCTGTTTCCGAACTGATCGAAATCGCCGAGTCCTTGGATATCGAAGGCGTGGCCCGAACCCGCAAACAGGACCTGATCTTTTCCATACTCAAGAAGCAGTCGAAGGGCGGCGAGGACATCTACGGCGACGGGGTGCTGGAAATATTGCAGGACGGATTCGGCTTCCTTAGGTCGACGGACAGTTCCTATCTGGCGGGCCCCGATGACATCTATGTGTCTCCCAGCCAGATACGCCGCTTCAGTCTGCGCACAGGCGACACGATTTCCGGCAAGATCAGGCCCCCTAAGGAGAGCGAACGCTATTTCGCCATGCTCAAGGTGGAGCAGATCAACTACGAACCGCCTGAAAACGCCAAGCACAAAGTCCTCTTCTCCAATCTCACGCCACTCTTTCCCAAGTCCCGCTTCGTCCTGGAGCTCGGCAACGGCACTACCGAAGACCTGACCGCACGCGTCATCGACCTCATCGCCCCTATCGGCAAGGGTCAGCGTGGTCTTATCGTGTCGCCGCCCAAGGCGGGAAAGACCATGATCCTGCAGAACCTGGCGCATTCCATCGCGGAGCAGAACCCGGAGTGCTATCTGATCGTGCTGCTCATCGACGAGCGCCCGGAAGAAGTAACGGAAATGCAGCGCAGCGTGAAGGGCGAAGTGGTGTCCTCCACCTTCGACGAACCGCCCGCCCGCCATGTGCAGGTGGCGGAAATGGTCATCGAGAAGGCCAAGCGCCTGGTGGAGCACAAGCGCGACGTGGTGATCCTGCTGGATTCCATCACCCGCCTGGCCCGCGCCTACAACACGGTGGTGCCCTCGTCCGGCAAGGTGCTCACCGGCGGTGTCGACGCCAACGCCCTGGAGCGGCCCAAACGCTTCTTCGGCGCGGCCCGCAACATCGAGGAAGGCGGCAGCCTGACCATTATCGCCACGTCCCTGATCGATACCGGCTCGCGCATGGACGAAGTGATCTACGAGGAATTCAAGGGCACCGGCAACATGGAACTGCATCTGGAGCGCAAGATTGCCGAGAAGCGCATCTATCCAGCCATCAACATCAACCGTTCCGGCACGCGCCGGGAAGAGTATCTGGTACCGCAGGAAGAACTGCAGAAATGCTGGATCCTGCGCAAGATCCTGCAACCCATGGACGAGATGGCGGCCAGCGAGTTCCTGCTGGGCAAGCTCAAGGACACCAAGACCAACGGCGAGTTTTTCGACTCCATGAAGCGCTGA
- a CDS encoding putative bifunctional diguanylate cyclase/phosphodiesterase, which translates to MIRSRFKNLSIETKLQFINMATTGFALGLVLVFLTLHELWYQRETLLENLMADGRMIASNASAAVLFQDRDEATEILSALQASPAVTRAVIYLPDHKPFASYARDANLAAPAEGAVVTTHPPSLFPSALEFWQDIQVRDEKIGDLLIEADPHDLYRTLPRYLSIIAFSASIALLLAFLVLQRLKTAITAPLLNLTDLMRKVSRHKDYSLRSEVHSSDEVGSLAHCFNDMLEQIQHRDRSLREELSERRRAEEHLDRLAYYDTVTGLPNRHYFNERLAHIIGGANSFAERTALMFIDLDNFKIINDTLGHAVGDLLLQDVGGRLKALLRSGDYIFRIGGDEFAVILEKVEHPEDCMAVAEKIIQAFSTCFTLDQHQIFVGASIGISFCPDDATEAGTLLKNADTAMYSAKERGKNTFQFFQPEMKGRALNRLTLENNLRRALERSEFVLYYQPQFDLESGRITGMEALLRWSHPELGTVSPSEFIPIAEDSGLIVPLGEWVLRTACAQAAIWQAECAVPFVLGVNISGRQFKDDTVAEKVLQIVLETGMDPRLLELELTESTLMDGSGANMRKLMRLRAMGIRFSIDDFGTGYSSMSYLKRFPIATLKIDRSFIDGIPDNPEDVAITTAIIAVGKSLNLELLAEGVETREQAEYLRNNGCRHIQGNYFSKPLPANEASLLLLVSNGKPAVAETSATIS; encoded by the coding sequence ATGATCCGGTCACGCTTCAAGAATCTGTCCATCGAGACCAAACTCCAGTTCATCAACATGGCTACCACCGGGTTTGCCCTCGGTCTGGTGCTGGTGTTCCTGACCCTGCATGAATTGTGGTACCAGCGCGAAACCTTGCTGGAAAATCTCATGGCCGACGGTCGCATGATCGCCAGCAATGCGTCGGCTGCCGTCCTGTTCCAGGACCGCGATGAAGCCACCGAGATCCTTTCGGCCCTGCAGGCCTCGCCCGCCGTAACCCGCGCCGTGATATACCTGCCGGACCACAAACCCTTCGCGTCCTATGCGCGGGATGCCAATCTTGCGGCTCCGGCGGAAGGCGCCGTGGTAACGACGCACCCACCCTCCTTGTTTCCATCTGCCCTCGAGTTCTGGCAGGACATTCAGGTGCGCGACGAGAAAATCGGCGACCTGCTGATCGAGGCCGACCCTCACGACCTCTACCGCACACTCCCGCGTTATCTCAGCATTATCGCGTTTTCGGCCAGCATCGCTCTGCTGCTGGCCTTTCTGGTGCTGCAGCGACTAAAGACGGCTATCACCGCCCCCTTGCTCAATCTGACAGACCTGATGCGCAAGGTTTCGCGGCACAAGGATTACTCGCTGCGCTCGGAAGTGCATAGCAGCGACGAAGTGGGTTCCCTGGCCCACTGCTTCAATGACATGCTGGAGCAGATCCAGCACCGCGATCGCAGCCTGCGCGAGGAACTGTCGGAGCGCCGCCGCGCCGAGGAGCATCTGGACCGCCTGGCCTACTACGACACGGTGACCGGACTGCCCAACCGGCATTATTTCAACGAGCGCCTGGCGCACATCATCGGCGGCGCGAATTCCTTCGCCGAACGCACGGCGCTGATGTTCATCGATCTGGACAACTTCAAAATCATCAATGACACCCTAGGCCACGCGGTCGGCGACCTGCTCCTGCAGGATGTGGGCGGACGACTGAAGGCGCTGCTGCGCAGCGGCGACTACATCTTCCGTATCGGCGGCGACGAGTTCGCGGTGATTCTGGAAAAGGTGGAACACCCGGAAGATTGCATGGCCGTCGCCGAAAAGATCATCCAGGCATTTTCCACCTGCTTCACCCTGGATCAGCACCAGATCTTCGTCGGTGCCAGCATCGGCATCAGCTTCTGTCCCGATGACGCCACCGAGGCCGGTACCCTGCTGAAGAACGCGGATACGGCCATGTACTCGGCCAAGGAACGCGGCAAGAACACCTTCCAGTTCTTCCAACCGGAAATGAAAGGGCGCGCGCTCAATCGGCTGACCCTGGAGAACAATTTGCGGCGCGCGCTAGAGCGCAGCGAGTTTGTCCTCTATTACCAGCCGCAGTTCGATCTGGAGTCCGGCCGCATCACCGGGATGGAGGCCCTGCTGCGCTGGAGCCATCCGGAACTGGGTACAGTGAGCCCTTCCGAATTCATTCCCATCGCGGAAGACAGCGGTCTCATCGTGCCGTTGGGGGAGTGGGTGCTGCGCACCGCCTGCGCCCAGGCCGCAATCTGGCAGGCAGAATGCGCGGTGCCTTTTGTGCTGGGCGTGAATATCTCGGGGCGTCAGTTCAAGGACGACACCGTGGCGGAGAAAGTGCTGCAGATTGTGCTGGAAACCGGCATGGACCCGCGCCTTTTGGAACTGGAACTCACCGAAAGCACGCTTATGGACGGTTCCGGCGCCAATATGCGCAAGCTGATGCGCCTGCGCGCCATGGGCATCCGCTTCTCGATCGACGATTTCGGAACCGGCTATTCGTCCATGAGCTACCTCAAGCGCTTTCCCATCGCCACCCTGAAGATCGACCGCAGCTTCATCGACGGCATCCCGGACAACCCGGAAGACGTGGCCATCACCACGGCCATCATCGCCGTGGGCAAGAGCCTGAACCTGGAATTGCTGGCGGAGGGCGTGGAAACCCGGGAGCAGGCGGAATACCTGCGCAACAATGGCTGCCGCCACATTCAGGGCAACTACTTCAGCAAGCCCCTGCCAGCCAACGAAGCCTCCCTGCTGCTGCTTGTCAGCAACGGCAAGCCCGCCGTCGCCGAAACCTCCGCCACGATTTCCTGA
- the yrfG gene encoding GMP/IMP nucleotidase, which yields MIVWDDIDTVFLDMDGTLLDLNFDNHFWQEYIPAKYAERMGMELSAARQELGPKFRAMEGRLEWYCLDYWSEQLQLDVAGLKQEIAGLIAVLPHVPEFLEAARNSGRRLILATNAHPKSLGLKMERTCLNRFFDAIVSSHALGFPKEQPEFWPRLAGQEPFDPARTLLVDDSLPVLRAARVHGVAHLVAVRKHDSQRPSRDIREFCSIEDFSELMPGLTAARVLNFCGD from the coding sequence ATGATTGTATGGGATGACATTGATACCGTGTTTCTCGACATGGACGGCACGCTGCTGGATCTCAACTTCGACAACCATTTCTGGCAGGAATACATACCCGCCAAGTATGCCGAGCGCATGGGCATGGAACTCAGCGCCGCGCGGCAGGAACTGGGGCCGAAGTTTCGAGCCATGGAAGGGCGGCTCGAGTGGTATTGTCTCGATTACTGGAGCGAGCAGCTTCAATTGGACGTGGCAGGGCTCAAGCAGGAGATCGCCGGCTTGATTGCGGTGCTGCCCCATGTGCCTGAGTTTCTCGAGGCGGCGCGCAACAGCGGCAGGCGGCTGATTTTGGCGACCAACGCGCACCCCAAAAGCCTGGGGCTGAAGATGGAAAGAACCTGTCTTAACCGCTTCTTTGACGCCATCGTGAGTTCCCACGCCTTGGGTTTTCCCAAGGAACAGCCGGAATTCTGGCCGCGCCTCGCGGGCCAGGAACCGTTCGATCCCGCCCGGACCTTGCTGGTGGACGACAGTCTGCCGGTGCTGCGAGCAGCCAGGGTTCATGGCGTCGCCCACCTGGTGGCGGTGCGCAAGCACGATAGCCAGCGGCCCAGCCGAGACATCCGGGAGTTCTGTAGCATCGAGGACTTCAGCGAACTCATGCCCGGGCTCACGGCGGCGCGGGTCTTGAATTTTTGCGGGGATTAA